A DNA window from Fodinibius sp. Rm-B-1B1-1 contains the following coding sequences:
- a CDS encoding Bor/Iss family lipoprotein, with the protein MKIFKYLLILSLALVLSSCYHARISTDQEPSVKVVEKPWHHGFLFGLVYPNEIDVSDKCTNGVAEVDTKLSFLNMLVSNITFGIYTPMNIEVRCAATSQTASSLNIEDETSMSVLQNSSEQEIINTIHKAAVKSKELDTPVYIKFE; encoded by the coding sequence ATGAAAATATTCAAATATCTTTTAATTCTATCATTAGCTTTAGTTCTGAGTTCATGTTATCACGCCCGTATTTCTACTGATCAAGAACCCTCTGTCAAAGTAGTGGAAAAGCCGTGGCATCACGGATTTTTATTTGGATTGGTATATCCGAATGAGATAGATGTATCAGATAAATGTACAAATGGGGTTGCTGAAGTCGATACAAAGTTGAGTTTTTTAAATATGTTAGTGAGTAATATTACATTTGGGATATATACTCCCATGAATATTGAGGTTCGATGTGCCGCTACCTCTCAAACTGCTTCATCTCTAAATATTGAAGATGAGACAAGTATGAGTGTATTACAGAATTCAAGTGAGCAGGAGATTATTAATACTATTCATAAAGCAGCTGTTAAATCTAAGGAGTTGGATACTCCTGTCTACATTAAA
- a CDS encoding helix-turn-helix domain-containing protein, with protein MNAILERIKKAYHLETDAEVADFLDIKPSTLSMQKNRGRLDLKRIIEKCSDLNKNWLLDGIGAMRPVNHNSKTIPIFKRLEVDEDKVNFENSIKVGDIFADLDEELEEHLLAGNLIGYLAAEDTVASAVRENDLAIIDLKKDLKSNSIALLSGGQDVVLRRIVNRKDQLVAKKDNRDDNAIHIEENDNYHCIGKVVSILRSV; from the coding sequence GTGAATGCAATATTAGAACGTATTAAGAAAGCGTATCATTTGGAGACGGATGCGGAGGTTGCAGACTTTTTAGATATCAAGCCGAGCACCCTTAGCATGCAGAAAAATCGGGGACGTTTAGATCTGAAACGAATTATTGAAAAATGTAGTGACTTAAATAAAAATTGGCTGTTGGATGGTATTGGTGCAATGCGACCTGTTAATCACAATAGTAAAACCATTCCAATATTTAAGAGGCTCGAAGTTGATGAAGACAAAGTAAACTTTGAGAATAGCATAAAGGTGGGAGATATATTTGCCGATCTTGATGAAGAGTTAGAAGAACATTTGTTGGCAGGTAATCTTATCGGATATCTTGCTGCTGAAGATACGGTGGCATCGGCAGTGAGGGAGAATGATTTGGCAATTATTGATTTAAAAAAAGACCTAAAGAGCAATTCTATTGCTTTGCTATCAGGGGGGCAGGATGTGGTCTTGCGTCGTATTGTCAATAGAAAAGACCAGCTGGTTGCCAAAAAAGATAATAGAGATGATAATGCTATACATATTGAAGAAAATGATAACTATCACTGTATAGGCAAAGTGGTAAGTATCTTGAGAAGCGTGTAG